A segment of the Hemicordylus capensis ecotype Gifberg chromosome 6, rHemCap1.1.pri, whole genome shotgun sequence genome:
ccacatccttgctctgtatgtcagcaacATGCCCCGATGTTTGGGCAAAACCCTTGTGGTTGTCCGTGCTCTGGAGATAGCGTTTGTGCTAATGTCATAGGTGTTCAGCTGTGTATGCAGGGAACAGGGGACAGAGAGGACCTCATTCAGGGACTTGTTTTGCTGATCTATGCATGTAAAACTACATTAAAATCTATTTGCAGTTTAATGCCTAAAAATTACCAGCATGTTCTTGCCTTCATCTTTGCAATTCAAGAGATCAACAGGAATGACCACCTCTTACCCAATATCACACTGGGATTCGAAATCTATGACAATGCTTTCAATCCACTGAGAGCCGTTTGgaacactctgcagttcctcttcaCAGGGCAGGGGAATCCCTTGAATTACAACTGTGACGGGAAGCAGCAGCTAGTCCTTGCCATTGGTGGGCTCACCTCCCCAAATTCCATACACATGGCCAGTGTCTTCAATACCTACAAGATCCCACAGGTATGTGTGTTCCTAGCGATGACTAGCTGTAGTCATTCAAAAATGGCTATGTTCCTGAGgtagctcagtttggaagcagcttttgagaagacaaggcttccTTGTCTGGAGGAGGAAAACGTTTGTTTTCGttcctaaagaagaaagcaagagggcaatcaaaccaaccaacaagggggaaaggacaaggtatgTTTGTTAGGCCAGTTTTTTATTGGGTTTAATTTCTGGCTATAGCCTTACtaattgtgcaaagaggcacctttttgatgtggtgattctctttatttagcagggggagagtaactggcccgatccaaccgcagcacggtacctccaatgactgttgctggtgtctatatttctttttagattgtgagcccttcagggacagggatcccttttgctgagaagtggtatatagatatttgttgttgttggctggctaggggttcatttttgacagggcagtttcaatttcagtttcagttgtgcctagagagaaaatgggtggggattagctaccGCTATGCTCTGAAGGTGGCTCTTTTTGGAAGCCACCCTTGAGAAGACAATGCTGAGACAAGGGCagtttttctttttggaaatctgTGAGCAGGAGTTTGGTAACAGACATCAAATGAGTTTTGTGAGGGGTTTAGTAGGGAAGTTGCATGTGGGCCCAGAAGTGGTCTCCCTTTATCAGAAACGAGACACCAAGCATGAGAAGGTGAGTACTGCCCCACTTTTGTAACTTTCCTGGGGGAAGAGATTGATACCTTTAATTAGATGATGATTGCAGCTTAGACCAATCTGTGAAGGAAACAATCTCTATGTCTGCATTCACAcagaacatgaaaccagaggtgaagtgacctccagtttcaaaaactgtatgtctgaatgtggacaaccACAGTTTCAACAGAAAATGAAGTTGCGGTTTTCCTCCCCTGAGAGTGATTTGCACTTTTGGTTTGTAATGAGGACCACCACCTGGACAGTTCCACCAGAGGACTTGGAACCACAgttccaaaccacagtttgttataTGCAAATTCAGCCCCTATATTCTAAATtctaaataaccaataaaaaCAGTTATGAAGCAAGAATGCCCGCTGAAGAGGGGGTGCGTCCCAGAGTGTGACTATCTGTCTGAGGtacagaagttgtgggtgtgcgttcagtgcaaagagctcctggctctcaggtaaCAAGTGCATTCTCTTGAAGCCAAGATGgcagacctggagaagctcagggaagcagagaggtttgtgaatgagaccctcaggaatgtgatagaggcatcctatTCCCATGCTGAGAGCTCCTCTACTctcatagatgatgatgatgatgatgatgatgatgatgatgatgatgatgatgatgaattcaatttctataccgcccttccaaaaatggctcagggcagtttacacagagaaataataaataaataaataaataaataaataaataaataaataagatggctccctgtcccgaaagggctcacattctaaaaaaaaaaaaagagatagaaaccagcaacagtcactgaacgtactgtgctgggggtggatagggccagttactctccccctgctaaataaagagaatcaccacagtaaaaggtgcctctttgcccagttagggggGATGAAGATCTTAGGGATGCAGGGCATCAGTCTGAAGAAGTCAGGAATGCTCTCTTAGAAGGGACATCTTCCTTGGGTAATGCTCCCAAATCCTCTCACACataggatactcctccggggattgggggcctcctagtagtgggcaatttgataattaggaactggggaaggtgaagaagagtgcaacaaagatgatcagggtcaTGGTGTACCTTTCTTATAAGGTAAGTCTACagtgtctggggctttttagtttggaaaaggggtggctatggggagacatgatggacgtttataaaattatgcatggagaagagagagtggacagagagagatgtttctccctctctaacaaatCTCATGGGTCTGAAGGCCAGGTAAAataggaccaactaaaggaagtcatttttcacagagcagaaaattaatctatggcattctctgctatgggatgtggcaaATATACAgtagaaccaaaaaaaaaaaaaaaggcatgccctcacctcttgccagttggcttctcagaggcatctggtaggccactgtgtgaaacagcaaggctgttcttatgttcttgaatggaaaggttttcatccccttccaagttcttAGAGTGTTTTCTCAAAAAATTAAGGAATAATTACTCAGTCCACTGTGCATTGTCTTGTTTTCAAAAGATTATTATTGTCATTTTCTTTCAATATTAGGGCCACAACTCCActgaacacattttctttcaaacTGTGTTTCAAGCTTGCCCCAGCTTTCACTTTCAAGTAGGAATAGTCTTTAATCTTTCTTCATCCTGTTTAGAATCCTATCCCAGTATAAGACTCAATGGTACCAGTAGTTCCTACTCAAAATAGAAGTATTGTCTTATCTGAAATATTTGATAGAAGCTGAAATTTAGTGAATTGAAGAAGTAATACCTTGATCAAGAACAAAGGGATGTCCTTTTaatactgttttttttaaaaaaaaaaattcccccttTTAGCTGAGTTATGGATCTTTTGACCCTGTGCTAAGTGATCAAACCCGGTTCCCTTTTTTCTTCCGGATGGTTCCAAGTGAAGACCTTCAATATATCGGGATTATTTTTCTGCTGAAGCATTTCAAGTGGAATTGGATCGGTCTGCTCACATCAGATGATGACAGTGGAGAAACATTTGTTCAAAATATGAGTCCAAGACTTCTTCAGagcaatatttgtattgctttggcaCAATCCATTCCAAAAGTAACAAGTCGCACATCAAATACACACACTGAAAAAATGCTGGTGGAAATAGCTTTTGCTGTCTGGAAGGAAGCAAAGCTGAATGTGGTTCTTGTCTATGGGGATAGTCATTCTATGGAGGGTTTACGAATAATCTTAGAATCCTACGAATTTCATCATAAGCTTCCATTGCAGAGAGTGTGGCTCATAACTGCTCAGTGGGATTGCACAACTCTTTCTTCATGGAATAAATTCACAGGGAAATCCTTCAATGGTTCTTTGTCATTCACACTTCACAGAAAAGTGGTTCCAGGATTTCAGGAGTTCCTGGAGAGTATAAATCCATACCAGTCTATGATATATTTCATCCATCAGTTCTGGTCGTATGCATTTCTCTGTTCACTCCCAAAGCATGGCTTATATGTTCCAAATCAAGACaactgcactggggaggagaaactGGGGAGCCTCCCTGAATCTGTGCTTGAAATGGGCATGTCTGGGCAGAGCTATAACATCTACAATGCTGTTCATGCTGTAGCACATGCTCTCCATACTATGTATTCttcgaaaactaaacagaaggaaATGGAGAAACTCGGGGGAAAGAGTCTTCTGTTACGGCCTGTAtgtgtttcctcctccttgtttGCATTTCACTTCTCATTGCATTAGTTCATAACTCATAATAGCAGTTCTGTGATATAATGTCTGATTGTGGCATGCAGTtcctgacaccctgactaataaagcactggtgaagcagtgtgaggtagcttaggctgagagagaagaaacacccagaatcacccatgaacttcatggctaaatggggatttgaatctgaatttgggaAATTCAattggaaatcaaatcaaattgcccttttattGGGTCACACAATTAttatacttttcaacaaaaataaatctCAGGAAGCAAACCTTATATCAAACATCTTGTAAATGTTTATTCAATATTCAgtattgtttgatgttttaatatGGCTGATTCCCATTCCAGAATAAGGTAAATGGATGTCAGTTTTTCCAAAAGTCTTTCCCTTTGTAATAATTATCCCAAACTTGCTTTGTATATCAATTTATATGTGAGTATTCTTTGCCGTAAGATCCTGTACTATTCGTCAACAGGAATTGCTGTTGCTTCCCGTGGCTTGCTACCAATATAAACATGCTTAAAGGTATATTCCTGAAAGGTATATAGTATTTCTTGTCAGTGACATCTTCCAGTTGGTGATCAAGGGATTTGTGGTTAAAGAGATAATCTTAATGCAATTTTCCACAATTTGACCCAGGGTGTGAACTTTTTCTCCTCCCAATTAGCTTCATGCTTTTCTGAGCAATATCCATTTCAATAATAGTGCTGGGGAAGAAATCTTTTTTGATGCGGAAGGGAGCCTGCCATCTGGATACGATATCATCAACTTGGTCACATTCCCCAATGACACCTTCCAGAAAGTCCAAACTGGAAGGATGGATCCCCTGGCTCGTGAAGGAAAAACGTTCACCATGAATGCAAGTGCTACTGTATGGAACCACAAGTTTAAAGAGGTATGGAGACCTGTCCCGACTCACCTTGCTAGTTTCCCTGACTTTAAGGGGTTTTCTCACAACCCAGCTCCAATATCAGGAGTGAAGAGTgttgggagggagaaatgggCTGAAAGGAATGGAGTGCCCTGATGGGGAATGTTCTGCTTCTGTCCTCTGGGCAATGCTCCAGGAGTCTCAGATTCCAACAGTAGGGTCTAGGTGACTTCCCCCCCAGACAGAGGAAATAATCAGCCTAACCCCAGATTTGCCTTGACCATGTTTGATGCCTCTGACCTCTTTTTGTCTGCCTGCAGTCAGACCCACCTTGGCTTTTGCCTGGTTCAGGGAGTAGACCCCTATTCCATACTCTTCATATGTGGATTATTTGGTTTTGAGAATaatagaaggggtgggggaatcggAACATTCTTCCTTCTTGCTCCTGTTAGATGCAGCCCCGTTCCCGATGTGTTCAGAGTTGCCAtcctggatccagcaggattgccCGGCAGGGAAGACAAGTTTGTTGCTATGATTGTGCTCAGTGTCCTGAGGGGAGGATTTCAACACAGATcggtaaaaatatgtatattgtgtaaccaaatccaaatgtttaaaattctCCTTTTCTACATCAAATAAATGACTGAATTTCTAAATTTGAAATAGAATTATGTGAAAGTGATGTGAAACTAATTACGAAAATGTACAATTTCTTATTATGTGAAGAAAtgagagatgaagtggtaaaatcaacAATGGTAAAATGGGCACAAAATGTAGGTCAGAATATTAActtagaggcctgggagaagctatggaagaaagatcttaaatttaTAGCATGttatcatttaaaagaaaatttaataaaaatgatgtacaggtggtattaaacacctaagaaactagctttaatgtataaaaatgtatctaataagtgctgGAGATGTAAAGATAGTGAGGTGtccttttatcacatgtggtggtcctgcagagaggtaaagaggttttggcatatgatttatgatgaactttaaaagatttttaaatgtatatttcataagagacctgaatcctttctgttgggtaTAATCAATGAAGAAATCTTGGGGCCGGGGGGGGaatagaaatttattcctatatcttacgaTGACAGCTTAATCTTCAGGTATTAGCACCCTTGCAGGGAAAGGAAACATTCTGTTTTCTTACAACTAAATTCTCAGCATATGTAGGCTTTTCATGTGAAGCCAGAATCTGTAACCATTCCAAAATCTAGAAAAAGTCTGTGCAGAATAGAAACTATGGCATTTATGATGAGCAATCCTTTAGTTTAACTTTTCAGGTGCTGGCCTTTGCAGAAGAACATCCTGGATTCtttgaaagttaaaacaataagctGCAATGGCCGATGTTCCCATTAGAAAAAGCTGGTACTAGGTGAGATGCACTGATGCTGCTGAAGGGGTCAACGAAGGGAACACTGCTACTAACTTGGGGACAGTGAATTTGGATGATTGCTACTTCCCCCCAGAAGCATTATTTGCcagttgaaaatatgtccctgagggtcatgtagctATCAGGGACATTGTTTAGACTGGCGCAgaacacttcagagggaaggagagatcatcaAAAATTGATCTCCCTCTCATGGGTGCTGGTGCTGTATTACCCTTCATAGGTAGTACTGGCTTTTAGCAACTCAACATTTCAGccaatataaacaaaataaaacaaacagaaaagatgCCTACAAATGGCACAGTTCCTGCAAATGAGGAACAGCAAGTGTTTTGCTCCTAAAAATGGTCaaagagattttatttattgcttttttgtttttcattttcataTTGCCTCCTGTTAAACACTTCAAGGCAgtgtagaatagggatgtgcgaaacttTTTGGGTGTTTCGGCACCAAAATGAAACACCCAATCACCATCCCAAAATGTTTTAGagccaaaacaaatcgcccctgggTCGCCCCTGGGTCGGCAGCCATttgttcctttctgctgcctcgtgTGGGGAGAGAGTTCTTTTGCCTGATTGCTCAGCCTTGCCATCACACATCCACCATGGCCTCCAACCATTCTTCAGcattgctgccattgctgcctttttttctccagcaattttttaattgagaaaaagaagaggattccatctttTATTCCTTCTGCCTTGCTGACACAAACAGCCTGCTACCTGAGCCATCCTGGGACCTTGGCTGGATTCTCTCCTGCTTTTTCCCCTTTTGTATCTGTGAAAAAGAGAATTGGATAATTCCACCTTTTTTGGCCATCACATAGTTGTTCTGCCCTGTACTGAGAGAAGAATGCTACTACCTGCacaagcagccaccaccaccagccccagATCTTCCAGATTTTTGAGCCTTTTGTGGAtgccccatctgaagactgaagaaggagcaggagagagagaccaCCAGACCAACAGAAGTAGCAGCCCAACattttggagaagagaagacttagTGGTGAgtttattttaacacacacatactgtacacACACGCACCACTCTGGGCCTAGTCGCTGCCTGTGagtccgtgtgtgtgttttaaataaagCAGTCCATCCTCCCATTTTATAGATCAGCAGCAGTATATTAAACCGATTCTCTCCGCCATTATTTTGTATCTTCTTGTCCGGCTGGCTATACCACATTGTGTCTCTGCTGTTGGGACATTGTATCTCTGCTCTTTTTATCCATCCATCTCCTCCTACTAGCAACTATTATTATTGACAATGTTGCCTCCTCTTTTCTTTCATTGAATATTTTGAGTtgatgctgaaatgaaaatgatgaatgttaATGTGATAATATTAATATGATATATATAATGCTGATGCCCTGATATGATGTGATGATGATTATGAGTTgctgttgttcatgcatttctgttttgtgatGTGCTTTGCTTTCTGAACCACTTGCCTCTTTAATGTTTATTATCTGAGACTTTGCTTTATGGCagaaggttctctctctctgtgtggacTTCTTGTTTGCAATGAAAAAGTGGATGGAGTCATATTGTGAGTTGTAGCATCATCAGAgtttttattcaaagattgcttgcatcatgatgtgctggtgccacaggctctgatccGGTGCagaaatttattcattcattcattcattcattcattcattcattcattcaaacttTTACACTACCTCTAAATGTCATCTCTGTGCAGTtgacaataatataaaacaagtttaaaacatatacaaaaaacttaaaacaatttaacaattgaaaaataaaccagagattaaaacctaaaaaaatttaaaagctgggaaagcttggtgAAAACATGGGTTttgaggtgctttttaaaaatattaccagagatggggagaatcgtatctcagcagggagcacattccacactcttggggcagcagctgagaaggcccgcctctgtgtagccaccaaataagttggtggtaactggagatggacgtcctcagatgacctcaatgggcggtgaggctcgtagtgaagaagacgctatcttagatacacagggcctaagccgtttagggctttataagttataattagcactttgtattttgtccggaaacctattggcagccagtgtagctccatcactaaaggagtaacgtggtctctccaggatgacccagagaccaaccaggctgccgcgttctgaaccaactgaagtttctggactccgtacaaaggcagccccacatagactgcattacagaagtccagtgtggaggttaccaacagatgtaccactgttttgaggtcattgatctcgagaaacgggagcagctggcgtatcagccgcagctgatagaaagcacccctggccacccttattgttctgaccccgcacaataagtacttctgtcttatttggagtcagcttcagtttattctccctcatccagcccattactgcttccaggcaggcatttagggaggatatgccagctcctgaagaagttgacatggagaactaGATCTGCGTGTCAAAAGTATACTGGTAACACcgaactccaaatcccctgatgatctctcccagcggtttcatgtagatgctaaaaaacgttaagtatggagccttgaggggaaccatacttaagctcagagttcgaagagcaacagtctccaattgacaccatctggaatctgtccgagaggtaggagcagaacctctgtaaaagagtgcctcccacccccaaccccctcagacattccagaagaatactacggttgatagtattgaaagcctccgagagatccaaaaggaccaaaaggtcacacttcctctgtcaattcccaattggacatcatccatcaggctgaccaaggcagtctccaccacatagccaacccttgggtctatataatcagtttcctccaagaccgactAGAgttgaggccaccaccttctcaattaccttgcacgGCCATGGGAGGCtgaaaacaggcctataattgctcagctctgagggatctaatgcaggtttctttagaagaagtgtaatgattgccttcttaatacaaggaggcatcctgccctccctcagagaagcatttatgatttacaccaggctgtctacaacagcccccttgctagacagaacaagccatgttggacaagggtcaagtgaacaagtggtaggcctcaatgctccaagcagcttgtccacctcctcaggagttacaaactgaaaccgatccagtcaaatcacctgttgttgggcacctccagtgcagacatcaaattaattgtggagtctctatctatgtcggcctgaatctgagagattttatgtgGGAAAAACTATTTAAACACATGGCaggggtaattgatggttccaaattctggttcaagggaggggaatactagtcccctcacaaccctgaacaactccactggacgtgaactcgcagggcaatatgggcagaaaagaaccgcctctttgccgcaggTATTGCCGGAGCATaaatctttagatgtgctctatatctcaatctgtcggatttgagccgagtctttctccacttgcactccagttgccagccttgccacttcagcccccatagatcttccgtataccaaggggccaattttgaagcggatcagggagcaatcgtgtctactgccctggtgagcaagttgttccaattctcaaccagggtgtcAACACGAGCACCAGCAAAGCAACATTGAATtcatccaaggcttcttggaatcctactggatccaataacctcttcaggtggaccattctaataggccccttgcccctgcagaggtgggaactgcttgtaagtccaaccttaaccagatggtggtctgtctatgacaatggggaaatcacaggtgtcCACATCCATGGAATACCCccatgatcagagtaaaagaccaaatcaagcatgtgacctgcaatatgtgtccgtccagagaccacttgggacaggccgatagttgtcatggccgctatgaattcctgagctgccctggacagattggtcccaaaatgaactttgaagtcccccagcaccaagagcctgggagactccaacgcggtttccgcaaccaagtccgtgagctcagtaagggattccgctgggcagcagggtgatcggtacaacAAAAGAAGTctaatctatccctggtctccatacttaagtacacacattccatatggtctgataccctaacagggaccctgatAAGGGAGAAGTTatccttatagatcacagccactccacctccccacccacgtcccctcacctgctcctctacagaatatcctggagggtgaagctggaaccagactggaccattagcctcccacaaccaagtctcagtaatacatactagGTGGGATTCTTtatccataatcaaatcttgTATGAGCTCTggcttgttttggactgacctggcattgcagaggagcaaggtaaggctatgtggctTGTTGGCAAtactccctgaggtcaaagagctggagggacagccagaagaggagacagctattaaatttctgactacccttcctctggaacagcctgctgacctgccaccgtttcttcttctattccccaccactaccaggatagctgccccatagtcaatgaaggcaatgtcaaagaaatgcaccaaaaaattgtgtgccatcatTGTTGTCATTGTCGTCATCACTCTTTCGACTTGCGGAGGTGGAAGGGGGGCAAAACCTTGCTGTttgagatttttaatgacaaaccatgaatccactcacatttgctaccagagaatctacactcggaaaacctcagaaacaacaaaacccagtaccccataggttagcaacccatgggggtggttggtaccctctgtgcactacaccgccacttgctctgggccacaccagtgccccccaagtgcagttatggggctcctgaaacctccattattccctatgagcaaaaaccttaaagatgcgtaaacttcaaaaatcacttaaaaatcaccctttgcccaattcctttgaaatacttctggTAGCTTGCTTGCcaccactaggcactaccaccaaccacattcTTCCCTGAGCCACACCTTTCCTCCTGACATGAagaggaaaaccttaaagatgcatgaacttcaaaagatcaccaaaaatcagccctttgcccaattcctttttgggtggtagcctccacccattaggcgctaccacaccaccctactcttttggctccaggaccAGTTTTTGGATCCTAAATGATTCCGATTCAGATATTGAATAATTCAGATCCGAagcgaatctggggtgatttggatgggtctgaTTTGGATCCGAAATGAAACAGAGATGTTTTGATTTGAgtccaaattgaaacacagaaaatccgaaatgcacacccctagtgtagaaCACAGATAAAATGAAagaaatcattaaattaaaaactataagAACAGCAAAAGTAAGAGCAGCATAAAATCTATCAACATATCACAGGAGAGGGAGGAAACGTTAACAACCTGCTTTGTAatataacaaaccagtcaacagatTCGTTCCTTGGCAAAACAAAGACTTTGTTGAtgtatttcagatgcagaccagtGTGAGATGTGTCCAGAAGATCAATGTCCAAATGAGAAACAGGATCAATGCATCGCCAAAATGATGACCTATTTATCCTATGGAGAACCATTGGGAGCGGTTttgatttcttttgctcttttgttttcccTGATCACCTTTGCTGTGATTGGGATCTTTGTTCTGCTCCACAAAACTCCCATTGTGAAAGCCAGTAACTGGAGCATTACTTgtacccttctctcctctctgctgctttgctttctctgctccttcctaTTCATTGGTCAGCCTAGGAAGGTGACCTGCCTCCTCAGACAAACCGTGTTTGGCATCACCTTTACTGTTGCTCTTTCttctgtgttggccaaaaccatcactgttgttctggccttcctggccaccaagccgggaaacaggatgaggagatggatagggaagaggctggcagtatcggtcatcattctctgttcacttattcaaattggcatctgtgctgtgtggctggcaaacactccccctttcccagagtttgacatgcactctcagatcagtgagatcattgtgcaatgcaatgaaggctcaaacaccatgttctacatcgtcctgggctacatgggttttctggccaccatcagcttcactgtggccttccatGCTAGAAAGTTACCAGATagctttaatgaagccaagctgatcaccttcagcatgctggtcttctgcacTGTTTGGATTACTTTTGTCCCAAGCTACttgagcaccaaggggaaatacatggtggcagtggaggtcttctccatcatggcctctagtggtggactgttgagttgtatcttcctccccaaatgctacattattattcttagacctgatctgaataccagagagcaactagtaaggaaacaatattgagacactggactctttctgccttttcttgTTCTTCGGCACCATGTCTTTCATCATTATATTCCCATATTAGTAGTGAAGGAAGGCGTAGATTAGAGAATACAGTCAACATGGGTGGTATCGGTGACTAAGCGTGGGTGATATCGGGACAATGGGGGGAACTGTGGAAGAGCTGCTTCAACAATCATCCATATTGCACAGctctggcactgctttgaaggacaCATCCGTCCGGCAGCACCatgtgtccagaa
Coding sequences within it:
- the LOC128330920 gene encoding vomeronasal type-2 receptor 26-like, with product MFGQNPCGCPCSGDSVCANVIGVQLCMQGTGDREDLIQGLVLLIYACKTTLKSICSLMPKNYQHVLAFIFAIQEINRNDHLLPNITLGFEIYDNAFNPLRAVWNTLQFLFTGQGNPLNYNCDGKQQLVLAIGGLTSPNSIHMASVFNTYKIPQLSYGSFDPVLSDQTRFPFFFRMVPSEDLQYIGIIFLLKHFKWNWIGLLTSDDDSGETFVQNMSPRLLQSNICIALAQSIPKVTSRTSNTHTEKMLVEIAFAVWKEAKLNVVLVYGDSHSMEGLRIILESYEFHHKLPLQRVWLITAQWDCTTLSSWNKFTGKSFNGSLSFTLHRKVVPGFQEFLESINPYQSMIYFIHQFWSYAFLCSLPKHGLYVPNQDNCTGEEKLGSLPESVLEMGMSGQSYNIYNAVHAVAHALHTMYSSKTKQKEMEKLGGKSLLLRPLHAFLSNIHFNNSAGEEIFFDAEGSLPSGYDIINLVTFPNDTFQKVQTGRMDPLAREGKTFTMNANADQCEMCPEDQCPNEKQDQCIAKMMTYLSYGEPLGAVLISFALLFSLITFAVIGIFVLLHKTPIVKASNWSITCTLLSSLLLCFLCSFLFIGQPRKVTCLLRQTVFGITFTVALSSVLAKTITVVLAFLATKPGNRMRRWIGKRLAVSVIILCSLIQIGICAVWLANTPPFPEFDMHSQISEIIVQCNEGSNTMFYIVLGYMGFLATISFTVAFHARKLPDSFNEAKLITFSMLVFCTVWITFVPSYLSTKGKYMVAVEVFSIMASSGGLLSCIFLPKCYIIILRPDLN